A portion of the Algisphaera agarilytica genome contains these proteins:
- a CDS encoding metallophosphoesterase family protein, with protein MKLIVLGDIHLFTLDVHPRRLVSKRLFAHTNLLMNRRHRFNHALLPDLVEHAKSLSPEMVLFSGDVSTSSLEREFEDLMDVVAPLVEAAPEGGVLVPGNHDRYTFKSRRVKRIEKILNQVMPDEFPHVRQLRPGWRLLALDSAIPNRMFSRGALGRDQFDAAVHAIREVPEDEALVVLCHYPCSLPPRVPSAWSHDLREAEALRRELTACRGRVIYIHGHIHKPWHALPSPPPRDGADPAKSSFNYGPAFECLNAGSPCMTSDKYPLGQGFWEIDLPDDPRAPLQTNHHVPMPVQPAEMGTAVNPSPTSASAGSRVRWIDSTSL; from the coding sequence ATGAAACTCATCGTCCTCGGCGACATCCATCTCTTCACCCTTGACGTCCACCCGCGCCGGCTGGTCAGCAAGCGGTTGTTCGCCCACACCAACCTGCTCATGAATCGTCGGCACCGGTTCAACCACGCGTTGCTGCCCGACCTGGTGGAACACGCCAAGTCGTTGTCGCCGGAGATGGTGCTGTTCTCGGGGGACGTGAGCACGTCTTCGTTGGAGCGCGAGTTCGAAGACCTGATGGATGTCGTGGCCCCGCTGGTCGAGGCCGCGCCGGAGGGCGGGGTGTTGGTGCCGGGCAACCACGACCGCTACACGTTCAAGAGTCGGCGGGTCAAACGCATCGAGAAGATCCTCAACCAAGTCATGCCCGATGAGTTTCCCCACGTCCGCCAGCTCCGGCCCGGGTGGCGGTTGCTCGCGCTCGACTCGGCGATCCCGAACCGCATGTTCTCCCGCGGGGCGCTCGGCCGAGACCAGTTCGACGCGGCGGTGCACGCCATCCGTGAGGTGCCCGAAGACGAGGCGCTCGTCGTGCTGTGCCACTACCCCTGCAGCCTGCCGCCGCGCGTGCCCAGTGCCTGGTCGCACGACCTCCGAGAGGCCGAGGCGTTACGGCGTGAGCTGACCGCCTGCCGCGGCCGGGTGATCTACATCCACGGCCACATCCACAAGCCCTGGCACGCCCTGCCCAGCCCGCCGCCGCGTGACGGGGCCGACCCCGCCAAATCGTCGTTCAATTACGGCCCCGCGTTCGAGTGCCTCAATGCGGGTTCTCCCTGCATGACCAGCGACAAGTACCCGCTGGGGCAGGGGTTCTGGGAGATCGACCTCCCCGACGACCCCCGGGCCCCGCTCCAGACGAACCACCACGTGCCCATGCCCGTACAACCCGCAGAGATGGGCACAGCCGTAAACCCTTCCCCAACTTCCGCTTCGGCGGGGTCGCGGGTGCGGTGGATCGATAGCACTTCTCTATAA